From the Helicobacter mustelae genome, the window CCCATCGTGGAGGCCTTGATCCATGCTGCAGAAAGCAAGCAGGTGACGGTTTTGGTGGAATTAAAAGCAAGATTTGATGAGGAGAATAATTTGCACTGGGCTAGGGCATTGGAAAAAGCAGGGGCGCATGTGATGTATGGAGTCCCTCATCTCAAAGTGCATGCCAAGCTTGCTCTAGTCATTCGTCAGGAAGGAAATAAATTGAGGGGCTATGTGCATTTAAGCAGTGGGAATTACAACCCCATCACTGCAAAGATTTATTCAGACATCAGCTATTTTAGTGCCAACCCAAAGATCACAGAAGATGCAATAGCACTATTTCATTCCCTCTCTACTGGCACTGCACACAAAACTAGTCTAGAATATCTCAAAATCGCCCCCACCCAGATCAAAAATCAAATTCTTGCTTTGATCGAAAAAGAAATGAGCTACAAAAAAGAGGGAAAGATTATCCTAAAAGCCAATGCATTGGTGGATAGCGAGGTGATTGCTAAGCTTTATGAGGCTTCTAATGCTGGGGTGCAGATCTTTTTAATCATTCGGGGGATTTGCTGCCTGGTGCCCCATGTTCCCGGTATGAGTGAGAATATCAAGGTGATTTCTCTTGTGGGAAAATATCTAGAGCATGCAAGAATTTATTATTTTGCCCACGAGGAGCCTATTTATTTTTCTAGTGCGGATTTGATGCCGCGCAATCTGGAGCGTCGCATCGAGATCCTAGTCCCGATCTTTCAAAAATCTTTGTATCAAAAGATCCTAGATATCTTGCTCATTCAATTGCGTGATGATGTGAATACATATGAACTGCAGAGTTCTGGACATTATTTCTCCAGGGCCAAAAGCGAGGGAATTGATAGCCAGCTGCTTTATGAGGAATATGTCCAGAAATTGTTTTTGGATTATCACAATGCTTACTAAGGAGAGAGATATGAAGACATCCATCATTATTATGGCAGCAGGCAAGGGCACGCGCATGCACTCAGTCCTACCAAAGGTGTTGCACAAGATTTGTGGTAAGCCTATGATTTCTTATATCATCCAAGAGGCCCTGGCCTATAGCGATGATGTGCATGTAATTTTGGGACATGAGGCCCAGAGTATTCACGCATTTTTAAGAGAGCATTTTCCTTCAGTCAAAGAGCATCTCCAAGATCTTATACATTGCGCTGGGACTGGGGGAGCATTGATGCAGGGGGTAAGCAAAAAAGCCATTGCTGTGTGCTATGATCGTGTGTTGATTTTGAATGGGGATATGCCCTTAATTCATGGGGGGATGATAGAAAAGATTTTGGGGCAGAGGGAGGATGTGGTCATTGGTGCCATGGAGTTGGAAAATCCTAGTGGCTATGGCAGGATTGTCTTGAAGGATGATTGTGTGCAATCAATCATCGAAGAGAAAGACTGCAGCCAAGAAGAGAGAAAAATCAAAACTGTAAATGCTGGGATTTATGCGGTAAATCGGTTGTTGTTAGAGGAGTTCATCCCAAGACTCAATCAACAAAATGCACAAAAAGAATATTATCTCACAGACATTGTGCAAATGGCAGTGGAGCAGGGCGTGCGCATCGGGGTGGCCATGGGGGATGCAGAGAGCCTTATGGGTGTGAATAATAAGATTGAGCAGAGTAGGGCAGAGGAGATTTTGCTAGATCGTTTGCGCAAAAAAGCCATGCTAAATGGTGTGATCATGCATCTGCCTCATACAATTTATCTTGAAGAAGATGTAGAATTTGTCGGAGAATGCGAGATCTATGAGAGCGTGCGTCTTTGTGGCAAAACAAAGATTATTAATTCTGTCATATTCTCTCACAGCGTGATTGAATCTAGCGTGATTGAATCTAGTGATGTGGGGCCCTTGGCACACATCCGTCCAAAAAGCCAGATTAAAAACACACATATTGGGAATTTTGTGGAAGTCAAGGCTAGCAGCTTGGATGGGGTGAAGGCGGGGCATCTGAGCTATCTGGGAGATTGTGAGATCCATGAGGGAAGCAATGTGGGCGCAGGTGTGATTACTTGCAATTATGATGGCTTGAAAAAACATCCAACCAAAATTGGAAAAAATGTCTTCATCGGCAGTGATTGCCAGCTCATCGCGCCTCTAGTGGTGGAGTCAGAGGTGCTTATTGGTGCTGGGACTACGGTGAGCAAAAACTGCACAAAGGGCGATCTTGTGTTATCTCGCACTGCCCAAAAAAACATTCCCAATGGTTATTATAAATTTTTCAAAAAGCAAAACTAGGATTTTTCTTTTTGCATACATTAGGATATAATCACAGAATTTAAGGAGTTTTTATGGAGTTGAAATTAGCAAAAACAGATCAGGAAGTAGAGTCAAAGATAATCACGCTTCAAGAGATTTATGAGCAAGCAAGCCAAGAGAGGTTTTTTTATTTTTCTAGAGACAATAAAGAAAAAGATTTGCAAAAAGTATTGCAATCCTTTGTGGATAAAAAGCGCTCTGCAAAGCTTGATAAAATATCCTACGGGCTAGATGAAAAAGATTTTATCTATGAGTTGCACATCATTTAAGTATTAAAATCAATGAAACTTTATATTGAAACATTGGGCTGTGCAATGAATACGCGCGATAGCGAGCACATGATTTCTGAGTTGCAGAAAAAAGAAGGCTATGAATTGACTCAAGATGCCAAAGAGGCGGATTTGATTTTAATCAATACCTGCTCTGTGCGCGAGAAGCCTGAGCGCAAGCTTTTTTCTGAAATCGGGCAGTTTACTAAAATCAAAAAAAATGGCGCAAAGATTGGGGTGTGTGGCTGCACAGCAAGCCATATGGGAGAGCAAATTATCAAAAGAGCTCCAAGTGTGGATTTTGTATTGGGTGCGCGCAATGTTTCTAAGATTACTGAGGTGTTGCACAGGCCAAAGGCTGTGGAAGTGGCAGTGGATTATGATGATAGTACTTATGTATATGATATCCCCCATCAAGCAGGCATCAAGGCGTTGCTAAATATTTCTATTGGCTGTGATAAAAAATGTGCGTATTGCATCGTGCCTCATACTCGAGGAAAGGAGATTTCTATCCCTCTAGATCTTTTGCTCACAGAGGCTAATAAATTAGTATCTCGCGGCACCAAGGAAATTTTGCTGCTTGGACAAAATGTCAATAATTATGGAGCGCGGTTCTCTGTCCCTCACGCACCCATTAATTTCACGGGATTGCTCCACGAGCTTGGGAAGATTGATGGTTTGGAGCGCATCCGCTTCACCTCTCCTCATCCCCTGCATATGAATGATGAATTTTTAGAGGAGTTTGCACAGAATCCCAAAGTTTGCAAATCCATTCACATTCCACTGCAGAGTGGATCAAGTGCCATCCTCAAAGCCATGCGCCGTGGATATACCAAGGAATGGTATCTTAATCGCATAGAGAAACTTCGTGCATTGGTCCCAGAAGTGGGCATTAGTACCGATATCATCGTGGGGTTCCCAGGAGAGAGTGATGCGGATTTCCAAGACACTCTAGATGTACTCGAAGCAGTGCGTTTTGATACGATGTATAGCTTTGTGTATTCTCCGCGCCCATATACCGAATCTGCAAGTTGGGGAGCGGAGCGCGAAGTCCCCAAAGAAGTGGCGGCAAGACGTCTAGCGATGTTGCAAAATCGCCACAAAGAGATCTTGGTAGAAGATGCCAAGAAAGAAATTGGGAAAGTCTATACCATTCTTGTAGAAAACAACAAACAAAGCCCAGTAGAGACCTTTAGTGAGGGGCGAAGCGATAATGCCAAATTAATCAGAGTGTATGATTGCTTCCTTGATATGGGGAGTTTTGTTCCTGTGGAAGTGATTGCTAATGATGGAGGTAGTTTGATTGGAATATCTCTCCTTTAAGCGCAGGGTATTGTTATTGCTTTTGCCACGCCTGGTTTGGCTATTGATGTGGCTGCTCTATCTTACATGCAGGAATCGCTTTCATATCTCTGAGGAGCTCAAAAATACCAATTGCATCGCGACATTTTGGCATGGGGAGTTTTTGATGCTTCCTTTTGCTTATCTAAAACTACGAAAAAAACCTAAGGTTTTTGTCATCTCTAGTCGTCATTTTGATGGCGAGCTGATGGTGCGCCTTTATAGTTATTTTGGCTTTAAGACCATTCGAGGCTCTACAAACTACAATGGCATAGATCGCGGAGGAATCAAGGTATTGATGGAGTCTTTTCGCTATTTGAGAGAGGGATGGGATACGGGGATCACTCCTGATGGACCAAGAGGGCCTTATCATAGCATTGCAGACGGGGTGGTAGCTATGGGCCAAAAGACCAAAACCCCTTTGAGTGTTTTTCGCGTGAAACCCCAGTGCTATTGGGAGCTAAGGACTTGGGATAAATTTCAGATTCCTAAGCCATTTAGCAGGGTGGATTATTATTTGATGGATCCCTTTGTCTTGGAAAAAGACTGGGATGTGGATTTTGCTAAGGCAAGAATTTATGAAAAAATGCAGGCTTTATGATAGAATCTAGGGTTAGGAAGTTTGGAAAGAAGAGAGAGAGATGTTTGGACTAGACAAATCCCTGCGCCCATTATTTTCCAATGTTTTTATTTTGATTAATATTGATGCATTTATCTGTAGTGTAAAAGTCTTGCGCATCAAAGAAAATAAAACAGTGGAACATCTTGATAAAGAGTTTAAAATCCTAGAGGGGCAATTGCCCATGGATGTAATTAAATTTGTCAAGAATTACAAGCGGCGTTATCCCTTCTCTTATCTGGGCGTGATGGCAAAGACCTATAATCAGGGTGTCTATCATCCCAAAAAGCTAGAGATTTTGGAGAGCAGTGGGGTGGATATCAAAGACTGCCAAACCCTCAAGGTGGACACATGGGGGGTCTACATCAAAAAAAGTGAAATCCAAAGCATCCAGAAAGAATTTGAGCGTTTTGGCGGAGTGGATTATATTTTTTCTCCCTTTATTGTGTCTTGGCTCTTTCTCAAAAAAGAGCTAGATACCTCCTTGCGCCTGTATATTTTGTATGAAAAGAGCAATATTGCCATCATGATTGCTGATTGCAAAGAGGCCTATTTTGCAGGGTATTTTATGATTGGCAGTGAGATTTCCCAGGCCCAAGAGCATCTCAAATATGCTCACAATCCTCTAGAAAATACCTTTGATATGATGGAGGAATTGGAGGAGCTGGGGGATTTTGAAGATTTTCATTTTTTGGATGAGGAAAATGAAGAAGAAGAAAAAAAACATGTCGAGCAGACTATTTATGACATTACACAGGTCTCTGTGGTATCAGACATCATCAAAAATTCTTTGAATGAATTTTATTCTAATGATTTGTATGAGGAGAGATTTGTTGAGGAGATTGTGATTTTGGATAGCGTGGGCATCATGGAAGAAAATCTCAAAACCATTTCAGATGCCATCTTGCTAGATATCAAAAAAAAGCGTATTGACCTTAATGCAGAATTGCTTAATGTCATGCGCTTGGAATTTGGAGCATAGAGAAATGAAATATAGCTTTATTGAAGCCCAACCAAAGCGGATTTTTAGCAGGATTGTGGAGATTTGGTGGCTGTATATTTTTCTAGCCCTTGGTGTGATTGGAGTGTTTTATATCGTGCTTAATATCCAAGTAGAGATCGCAGATCATGAGATGGATGGCTATGGCAAGAGATTGAGTTTTTTTGAAGAAGAGATCCAAAAAATCACTGCCAAGCATAAGAGAGCGGAGCTTGAGCTCAATATCATCAAATCCGATGATATTGATAACTACATCATCAAAGATGGAATTATCAATTTTTTAAATCTCATTCCCGATCAAATCACCATCAACTACATCCAGATTGATAGCGATGCGTTGGTGATAAAGGGCATCACCCCCTCAAAAGAGGTTTTCAAATATCTTTTGCAAAACCCCCTCAAAGCAATCTTTGATCAGAGTGAAGTGACATTTTATATGCTCTCTAATGGCTGGTATAAATTCGTCTCAGAAAGCCACTCCCAAAATGCATTGCTGCAATGAGAAAAGAAACTGAGTAACTTAGGAGAGGTATGGAAGAAAAAGATCCCCAAAAAAACTGGCTTTCCAATCTGGACTCTGAGCTTGTCATTAAAAACATGCTGTTTTGTCTTCTGTTTTTGTGTTTAGTTGGCATGGGGGTGAGCTATCTGCTCTTTCCTATGATAAAAAAATACAAATTCACTGCGGAGAAGCAAAGCAGGAATCATGTCGTGCTAGAGGTGACAACAAAGAAATTCAATGATGTGCAGGGGGCCTACATGCTTTTCTCTCGTGAGAACAAAAGATTGCTAGATTCGCTGCATCGCGAGATTAGCACAAAGGATCTCAAGGATTTTTTGGAGCGTTTTTTCTCACAAGTGAGCATCTCCAAGGGCGAAGAGCGCAGCGATGAGAAGACAGGATTTTATGAGAGGGAGTTTCGCGCTGAGGTGGTGGCAAAAAATTTGCAGGCCATTCGGGATTTTTTTGATGGAGTCAAAAATGCTTCAATGAATTTACGCGTACTCGTTCCCTTTGTCATCAAAACTAAAGAGGATCAATTGTCTGTGCGTTTCATCATCCAAAGCAAACGCACTATTAGATAGGGCGCTAGATCCAAGTCTCTGGATAAAACCCTGATGCCAGCTAGGAAAATCTCCCTTGGGGTCAAAAACATTCGTATGCCAAGATTTTCAGGTATTTTGAAAGATGCAAGATCTGATGCAAACCTTTTTCTTTCTCTTGCAAGCCTCATTTCCTACATCAAAGAACAATAAACAAATAACAACAAAATAAAAAATAGGGATTTTTTTCAGTTGATTTTCATGAAAAATCATGATAATGGGGACGGGTAAGTCAGCTTATCAAAACAAAAAGGAAAGAGGATGAAAAAAGTATTGTTAATGATGGTTGGGCTTGGACTCATGGGAGTGCAGGCAGGTAAACTCAAAGATTTGGTAGAGAATGCAAGCATCGATGGTTATGCAAGGGTGAAATATACTGTGACTGGGGGGCCAGATGGTAGAGGCAGGGGTTATCAGATTTTCTTCAAGCCCAATTTTACTTCTGGTGAAGTTAATGGATATAGCTTCACGACTGGGATCTTCTTTGCCGCAGGTTCTTCGGCACCACAAAGCAATACCTCAGATGATTTCATCGGCTCTAGCAGATCGTTTCGTTACAATAACCAACTGGATTTTTTCAATATATCCAATCTCTTTGTAAACAAAAAATTTGACAAGGCAAAAACAGATGTCAGGCTGGGCGTCATGCAGATCAATTCTCCGCTAAACTTCACCACTATTTATGGCGATAGAGGGATAGGAGTGGCACTAGAAAACCGATCTATCCAGGCCATGGATTTTCGAATTGCTATTTATGATTCTTGGATGACAGATAATCTCATGCTACAAACTGCGACAAGAGCATTTGGCCTAGATACCAATCCCAATGGCAAAAATGACGGGTTCAAGGGAATTGGTAACAATCTCGTGATTGCAGGTTGGGCAGGGAGTTTTGATTCTGTGGGGGTCAGTAATTTGCGCGGGACATTTTATTATGCCTATGCAAATAAATTATTTGATGCCATGGTGTTTGCTGACGTGGGCTATACCTTTGATTTTGGTGATTTTAAACTGGATTTGATGGGGCAAATTGGCTATCTGCAGATGTATGAAAATCCTCATTTTTTCTCTAAAGCCGGCGCCCTCAAAGATTATTTCACCACAAAGATGAGTGCACTTGGGAAGGGTGTGACTTACGCTAGAGATAGAGGGGCATATAATCTCAGAATGGCCTTTAAATACAAGGGCTATCTAGGGGATATTGGATATATGGGTAGCTTTGGGCAGGGCTATGGCGTCATGCTAGATAACAAAGGGGGCTTCAAATATGGAGGACAGCTCTGGAACCAAATCATTGCCGGTGGAGTGCTAGGATTTGGTTGGACTGGTACGGGTGGCTTTAGGGATACAGATATCATTCTTGCCTATACCACCCACAGCTACCAAATCAACAAAGTGCGCGTAGGGATTGATTTCGCCTTTGTGGGAGGGCATAATAGAATGGCGTTCATGCTAAGCGCAAGCCCCAAGATTGCCGGGACACCTGGGGATAGGGGAGGGGCTGTAGTGGGTAAGCCAAACAATCTCACAAAAAATATCAATGTATATGAGATTTCCCCACAGATTCTTTACCAAGCGACCAAGGATTTTAGTGTAGGTTTTGTGCTCTCTCAATTGCTTGGAGGCATGGAAATTACAAGAGGTCAAGTCACTTTCTTGTATAATTTTTAGGAGGAGATGATGAGTTTGCAGGATTTTAAATTTAGCTTTGATGGATCTGCTTGTAATGCTTGTGGAGGGAAGTGCTGCGTGGGTGAGAGTGGTTATATCTTTTGCACGATCAAGGAAATGCAAGAGATCGCGCTGCACTTGGGGATTTTGTTTGATGAATTTACGAAAAAATATGTTAAAAAGGTAGGCTATAAGTTTTCCTTAATCGAAAGGGCATCCAGCCTGGGGCACGCGTGTGTGTTTTTTGATCCTGACTCCAAAAAATGTCAGATCTATGAAGTGCGTCCCAAGCAGTGTCGCACCTTTCCTTTTTGGGATATCTACAGAGATGGGAAACATCTTGATGAACTAAAAAAAGAATGCATGGGGATCGGTTTTGATAAGACGCATCACTAAAATATTTTTTCTATTACTGCTGCCATTGTTTGGCGATGCCAAAGAGGATTTGCAGATTTTTTTGGGTGTTGATGCCCTTGTTAACGGAGATTTCAAGCGGGCCAAAGAGATTTATACAAAACTCTATGAAGAGACCAAGCAGATTGCATATGCACGGCAGCTGAGCATCGTGTATGCCAGCAGCGGAGATCTTGGCGATGCGCTCAAATATGCCCTGCTCTATCAGAATGTCTCCAAAGATACAAAGGATCTGCCAACTAGCAAAATTATCGTGGATAGCTATATCAAAAAAGGCGAGCTCAAAAAGGCTATTGTGCTTCTTGAGGCCATCAAACAGCAAGAAGATACCCCCATGCTGGATAATATTTTGGGCACCCTCTATCTCAATCAAAAGCAATTCAACAAGGCTCTGCCACTGCTAGAGGAGTATTATCGAGTCTCCAAAGAAGAAGAGGCGCTAAAAAAAATCCTTGCAATTTATTTTGCTAAAAATGAAAACGAAAAGGCAGTGGAAAAGCTAGAGGATTTTTTGAAAAATAGTTGGTGTTCTGAGGATCTCTGCATCAAGGCCATTAGTGTATTTAATCAATTCAACAAAAACGCCATTGCGCTAAAAATCTTCAAAGAGCATTATGAACACCATCCCAACATCCAGAATGCTAGATATTATCTCCAAGTTCTCATCAACCAAAAGAAATTCGACAAGGCTGAAGAGATCGCCAAAGAATTCCCCTTTGATGATGCTCTGCTTTTGGATTTGCTTGTAGCCCAAAACAAATGGAAGGAGGCCTCCCTGCAGGCAAAAAAGATCTATGATAGCAAGAAGGAGGCAAAATACTTGGCTTGGAGTGCGATTTATTATTACCAATCTCAAAACAAAATCAAAAAACCGCAGCTAAAAAAAATCATCGCTGAATTGGAGCAGGCCATTGAATATCGCAATGTCCAACGCGAAGTCAACAAGGAAAATCCCAATAATGAAGATGCCTATTTTTATAACTTTTTGGGCTATATGTTAATCGAGCATGATCTTGGCATTCGCAAGGGGATTGCACTAATCAAAAAAGCTCTGCAGGTCGCACCTAACTCCATTGCCTA encodes:
- the glmU gene encoding bifunctional UDP-N-acetylglucosamine diphosphorylase/glucosamine-1-phosphate N-acetyltransferase GlmU, with product MKTSIIIMAAGKGTRMHSVLPKVLHKICGKPMISYIIQEALAYSDDVHVILGHEAQSIHAFLREHFPSVKEHLQDLIHCAGTGGALMQGVSKKAIAVCYDRVLILNGDMPLIHGGMIEKILGQREDVVIGAMELENPSGYGRIVLKDDCVQSIIEEKDCSQEERKIKTVNAGIYAVNRLLLEEFIPRLNQQNAQKEYYLTDIVQMAVEQGVRIGVAMGDAESLMGVNNKIEQSRAEEILLDRLRKKAMLNGVIMHLPHTIYLEEDVEFVGECEIYESVRLCGKTKIINSVIFSHSVIESSVIESSDVGPLAHIRPKSQIKNTHIGNFVEVKASSLDGVKAGHLSYLGDCEIHEGSNVGAGVITCNYDGLKKHPTKIGKNVFIGSDCQLIAPLVVESEVLIGAGTTVSKNCTKGDLVLSRTAQKNIPNGYYKFFKKQN
- a CDS encoding HP0268 family nuclease, with product MELKLAKTDQEVESKIITLQEIYEQASQERFFYFSRDNKEKDLQKVLQSFVDKKRSAKLDKISYGLDEKDFIYELHII
- the miaB gene encoding tRNA (N6-isopentenyl adenosine(37)-C2)-methylthiotransferase MiaB yields the protein MKLYIETLGCAMNTRDSEHMISELQKKEGYELTQDAKEADLILINTCSVREKPERKLFSEIGQFTKIKKNGAKIGVCGCTASHMGEQIIKRAPSVDFVLGARNVSKITEVLHRPKAVEVAVDYDDSTYVYDIPHQAGIKALLNISIGCDKKCAYCIVPHTRGKEISIPLDLLLTEANKLVSRGTKEILLLGQNVNNYGARFSVPHAPINFTGLLHELGKIDGLERIRFTSPHPLHMNDEFLEEFAQNPKVCKSIHIPLQSGSSAILKAMRRGYTKEWYLNRIEKLRALVPEVGISTDIIVGFPGESDADFQDTLDVLEAVRFDTMYSFVYSPRPYTESASWGAEREVPKEVAARRLAMLQNRHKEILVEDAKKEIGKVYTILVENNKQSPVETFSEGRSDNAKLIRVYDCFLDMGSFVPVEVIANDGGSLIGISLL
- a CDS encoding lysophospholipid acyltransferase family protein, encoding MEYLSFKRRVLLLLLPRLVWLLMWLLYLTCRNRFHISEELKNTNCIATFWHGEFLMLPFAYLKLRKKPKVFVISSRHFDGELMVRLYSYFGFKTIRGSTNYNGIDRGGIKVLMESFRYLREGWDTGITPDGPRGPYHSIADGVVAMGQKTKTPLSVFRVKPQCYWELRTWDKFQIPKPFSRVDYYLMDPFVLEKDWDVDFAKARIYEKMQAL
- a CDS encoding membrane protein, which encodes MKYSFIEAQPKRIFSRIVEIWWLYIFLALGVIGVFYIVLNIQVEIADHEMDGYGKRLSFFEEEIQKITAKHKRAELELNIIKSDDIDNYIIKDGIINFLNLIPDQITINYIQIDSDALVIKGITPSKEVFKYLLQNPLKAIFDQSEVTFYMLSNGWYKFVSESHSQNALLQ
- a CDS encoding OprD family porin, encoding MKKVLLMMVGLGLMGVQAGKLKDLVENASIDGYARVKYTVTGGPDGRGRGYQIFFKPNFTSGEVNGYSFTTGIFFAAGSSAPQSNTSDDFIGSSRSFRYNNQLDFFNISNLFVNKKFDKAKTDVRLGVMQINSPLNFTTIYGDRGIGVALENRSIQAMDFRIAIYDSWMTDNLMLQTATRAFGLDTNPNGKNDGFKGIGNNLVIAGWAGSFDSVGVSNLRGTFYYAYANKLFDAMVFADVGYTFDFGDFKLDLMGQIGYLQMYENPHFFSKAGALKDYFTTKMSALGKGVTYARDRGAYNLRMAFKYKGYLGDIGYMGSFGQGYGVMLDNKGGFKYGGQLWNQIIAGGVLGFGWTGTGGFRDTDIILAYTTHSYQINKVRVGIDFAFVGGHNRMAFMLSASPKIAGTPGDRGGAVVGKPNNLTKNINVYEISPQILYQATKDFSVGFVLSQLLGGMEITRGQVTFLYNF
- a CDS encoding YkgJ family cysteine cluster protein, with protein sequence MQDFKFSFDGSACNACGGKCCVGESGYIFCTIKEMQEIALHLGILFDEFTKKYVKKVGYKFSLIERASSLGHACVFFDPDSKKCQIYEVRPKQCRTFPFWDIYRDGKHLDELKKECMGIGFDKTHH
- a CDS encoding tetratricopeptide repeat protein yields the protein MFGDAKEDLQIFLGVDALVNGDFKRAKEIYTKLYEETKQIAYARQLSIVYASSGDLGDALKYALLYQNVSKDTKDLPTSKIIVDSYIKKGELKKAIVLLEAIKQQEDTPMLDNILGTLYLNQKQFNKALPLLEEYYRVSKEEEALKKILAIYFAKNENEKAVEKLEDFLKNSWCSEDLCIKAISVFNQFNKNAIALKIFKEHYEHHPNIQNARYYLQVLINQKKFDKAEEIAKEFPFDDALLLDLLVAQNKWKEASLQAKKIYDSKKEAKYLAWSAIYYYQSQNKIKKPQLKKIIAELEQAIEYRNVQREVNKENPNNEDAYFYNFLGYMLIEHDLGIRKGIALIKKALQVAPNSIAYIDSLAWGYYKLGDCAQAQGIFANIPRQQVEQDGELKKHFDLIKKCAH